The following proteins are co-located in the Patescibacteria group bacterium genome:
- the holA gene encoding DNA polymerase III subunit delta: MIKSNIYLFYGEDSAAIRAKLKQWTDKLSKQTDLLLDSIDLDASEVTFDQIQNAVSLVPLFSGKRLVVVRNVFSAPKNVAEKMTAYLPSVPESTVLVLVEEGKIDPKDALLNQLKNNYKVDYFAPVSLASINKSATLIIQKSDIKINFAAKNLLLNRIGLDSFRLANELEKLRLYANSKEITTEMVETLVPETLESRIFQLSDAIMGNQVKTACSLMLNELRFGADPLKILGLLISLVRKQLIVSDNAPGKMSDAQISVKMNIKPFVIQKMKATAQKTGQVKLINYYTRLCLADINLKLGLEAEPVMLNLCRI; encoded by the coding sequence ATGATTAAAAGCAATATTTATTTATTTTACGGTGAGGATAGCGCGGCGATACGGGCTAAATTAAAGCAATGGACCGATAAGCTATCTAAGCAGACAGATTTATTATTAGACAGCATAGACTTAGATGCGTCTGAAGTTACTTTTGATCAAATTCAGAACGCCGTATCACTAGTGCCGTTGTTTTCCGGGAAAAGATTAGTAGTGGTACGCAACGTTTTTTCAGCGCCCAAAAATGTGGCCGAGAAAATGACGGCGTACTTGCCTAGTGTGCCAGAATCAACAGTGCTGGTATTAGTCGAAGAGGGCAAAATTGATCCAAAAGACGCTTTGCTTAATCAGCTTAAAAACAACTATAAGGTGGATTATTTTGCACCGGTTTCGTTGGCCAGCATTAACAAATCCGCTACGCTGATTATTCAAAAATCTGACATCAAAATTAACTTTGCCGCCAAGAATTTACTATTAAATCGAATTGGATTAGACAGCTTTCGGTTGGCAAACGAGTTGGAAAAATTGCGTTTGTATGCAAATAGCAAAGAAATCACCACAGAAATGGTCGAGACGTTGGTGCCGGAAACGCTCGAATCGCGTATTTTTCAACTATCTGATGCTATTATGGGGAATCAAGTAAAAACTGCGTGTTCGCTTATGCTTAATGAGTTAAGATTTGGTGCTGATCCGTTAAAAATACTAGGGCTATTAATTAGCCTGGTGAGAAAACAACTAATAGTATCTGATAATGCCCCGGGGAAGATGTCTGATGCTCAGATAAGTGTCAAAATGAACATCAAACCGTTCGTGATTCAGAAGATGAAAGCGACTGCGCAAAAGACTGGCCAAGTTAAGCTAATAAACTACTATACGCGGTTGTGTTTGGCAGATATCAACCTAAAACTCGGCCTTGAGGCCGAGCCGGTAATGCTGAATTTATGTAGAATTTGA
- the rpsT gene encoding 30S ribosomal protein S20 encodes MPITSSAKKAVSVAKRRASENIVLKNTYKRALKEARKLVLVSPDSATDAISQAQSSLDKAVKTKLLHRRTASRLLSRLASKATSPVVKPTKKAVSAKAKTATKKKKTNKGN; translated from the coding sequence ATGCCAATTACATCATCTGCCAAAAAAGCTGTATCTGTTGCCAAACGCCGTGCCAGCGAAAACATCGTGCTAAAAAACACCTACAAACGTGCCCTAAAAGAGGCGCGCAAGTTAGTGTTGGTTAGCCCGGATAGCGCAACCGACGCGATTTCTCAGGCCCAAAGCTCGCTAGACAAAGCGGTAAAAACCAAATTGCTACATCGCCGCACCGCTAGCCGATTACTCTCAAGATTAGCTTCAAAAGCAACGTCTCCGGTCGTAAAACCGACCAAAAAAGCGGTTTCAGCCAAGGCCAAAACAGCCACGAAAAAGAAAAAGACCAATAAGGGGAATTAG
- a CDS encoding DHH family phosphoesterase yields MELTPKQQIVELAKGANNILIVTHDRPDGDGLGSALGLKLALTKLNKSVTIAAANPEHQLHHFLPGITEIQSQISAHKDLIISIDTEQTPVKKVMYQKSPDNQLNIIVTPDQNITIDASRLTFSTGQYAWDLIIALDCADIERIGDVYTQNPDMFFDVPVVNIDHHPGNDHWGRVNLVDMTATSTSEILVSVIESLGREQNLLDEDTATCLLCGIISDTNSFQNNNTTPKSFTVAAQLIAAGARQQEIIHNLFRTKSLSTLKLWGTILANVQEEADFVWSYATATEIADAGAAPEQTSGIIDELLKTTTGSSFALMLSERDGGVHGSLRAINKTVDVSVIANLFGGGGHAAAAAFDIPNTTLADSQALVIDKVKQLQADRSGK; encoded by the coding sequence ATGGAATTAACTCCAAAACAACAAATCGTCGAGTTAGCAAAAGGGGCAAACAATATCTTAATCGTAACTCATGATCGCCCAGACGGCGATGGTCTTGGTAGTGCGTTGGGGCTTAAGCTGGCTTTAACCAAGCTAAACAAATCGGTAACTATTGCTGCTGCAAACCCAGAGCATCAATTACATCATTTTTTACCCGGTATCACCGAAATTCAATCTCAAATTAGCGCTCACAAAGATCTAATTATCTCTATTGATACCGAGCAGACGCCGGTAAAAAAGGTGATGTATCAAAAATCACCCGATAACCAACTAAATATTATTGTGACGCCGGATCAAAATATTACTATTGATGCATCGCGTTTAACATTTTCGACCGGCCAATACGCGTGGGATCTGATTATTGCGCTTGACTGCGCCGATATTGAGCGAATTGGAGACGTTTATACTCAGAATCCGGATATGTTTTTCGATGTGCCGGTGGTAAATATTGACCATCATCCCGGAAATGACCATTGGGGTCGAGTAAATTTGGTAGATATGACCGCTACATCCACCTCGGAAATACTGGTTTCGGTGATTGAATCTTTGGGTCGCGAACAGAATTTGCTTGATGAAGACACTGCTACCTGTTTGCTGTGCGGCATTATTAGCGATACCAACAGTTTTCAGAACAATAATACTACGCCGAAATCGTTTACGGTGGCAGCACAGTTAATTGCGGCCGGCGCCAGACAGCAAGAAATCATTCATAATCTGTTTCGCACCAAATCTTTGTCAACACTCAAGCTATGGGGAACAATTTTGGCGAATGTGCAAGAAGAAGCTGATTTTGTGTGGTCTTACGCTACCGCAACCGAGATTGCGGATGCCGGCGCTGCTCCAGAGCAAACCAGCGGCATTATTGACGAATTGCTCAAGACTACTACCGGGTCTAGTTTCGCTTTGATGTTATCGGAGCGAGACGGGGGAGTTCATGGCTCGTTGCGCGCGATTAATAAAACGGTTGATGTTTCGGTGATCGCCAATCTTTTTGGGGGTGGTGGACATGCGGCCGCGGCTGCGTTTGATATTCCAAATACCACGCTTGCGGACAGTCAGGCATTAGTAATCGACAAAGTGAAACAGCTTCAAGCAGATCGGTCGGGGAAATAG
- the rpsO gene encoding 30S ribosomal protein S15, whose product MAEKNLIKKYQTHKEDTGSTSVQVAVLTAKIKELTEHLREHRKDFDSRVGLLKMVGKRRRLLNYMAKTDLEGYEKIIADLGLRK is encoded by the coding sequence ATGGCAGAGAAGAATCTGATCAAGAAATATCAAACCCACAAAGAAGACACCGGATCAACATCGGTGCAGGTTGCGGTATTGACCGCTAAAATTAAAGAACTAACCGAGCATTTGCGCGAACATCGCAAAGATTTTGATAGCAGAGTCGGTTTGTTAAAAATGGTGGGCAAACGTCGTCGCTTGCTTAATTACATGGCCAAAACCGATTTAGAAGGCTATGAAAAAATCATCGCAGATTTAGGTCTGCGTAAGTAA